From a single Oreochromis niloticus isolate F11D_XX linkage group LG3, O_niloticus_UMD_NMBU, whole genome shotgun sequence genomic region:
- the LOC109194461 gene encoding zinc finger protein OZF isoform X1, whose translation MQPVWSPAARVSVSDVCLERYTLSLIVVNKERVLVLTDGSNMPERGGKRRESIKQNKNQPVPASTDEPVVNRMEKTFTTMTQPRRRQSIDSEDKSFTCDQCGKTLTRRSGLKQHQLIHTGFKPFSCHQCGKAFTQNGHLKKHQLIHTGFKPFSCDQCGKTFTQDGSLKQHQLIHTGFKPFSCDQCGKTFTQNVHLKKHQLIHTGFKPFSCDQCGKTFTGSSGLKQHQLIHTGFKPFICDQCGKAFTQNDHLKKHQVIHTGFKQFRCDQCGKAFTQNGHLKKHQLIHTGFKPFSCDQCGKTFTGSSGLKQHQLIHTGFKPFSCDQCGKTFTGSSGLKQHQLIHTGFKPFSCDQCGMAFTQSGSLKKHQLIHTGFKPFSCDQCGMAFTQSGSLKKHQLIHTGFKPFSCDQCGMAFTQSGSLKKHQLIHTGFKPFICDQCGKTFTGSSGLKQHQLIHTGFKPFSCDQCGKAFTSKRNLKGHQLIHTGFKPFSGGQCGMAFALQID comes from the coding sequence GAAAAAGAAGGGAAAgcatcaaacaaaacaaaaaccaaccaGTTCCAGCAAGTACAGATGAACCAGTTGTGAACCGGATGGAAAAGACTTTTACCACTATGACGCAGCCCAGAAGACGCCAGAGCATTGACAGTGAAGACAAAAGCTTCACATGCgatcagtgtggaaagactTTAACCCGGCGTAGCGGTTTAAAacaacatcagctcatccacactggattcAAACCATTCAGCTGTCATCAGTGTGGAAAGGCTTTTACTCAGAATGGCCACCTAAAaaaacatcagctcatccacactggatttaaaccattcagctgtgatcagtgtggaaagaccTTTACTCAGGATGGCAGCTTAAAacaacatcagctcatccacactggatttaagccattcagctgtgatcagtgtggaaagactTTTACTCAGAATGtccacttaaaaaaacatcagctcatccacactggatttaaaccgttcagctgtgatcagtgtggaaagactTTCACCGGGAGTAGCGGTTTAAAacaacatcagctcatccacactggatttaaaccattcatctgtgatcagtgtggaaaggcTTTTACTCAGAAtgaccacttaaaaaaacatcaggtcatccacactggatttaAACAGTTCAggtgtgatcagtgtggaaaggcTTTTACTCAGAATggccacttaaaaaaacatcagctcatccacactggatttaaaccattcagctgtgatcagtgtggaaagactTTCACTGGGAGTAGCGGTTTAAAacaacatcagctcatccacactggatttaaaccattcagctgtgatcagtgtggaaagactTTCACTGGGAGTAGCGGTTTAAAacaacatcagctcatccacactggatttaaaccattcagctgtgatcaaTGTGGAATGGCTTTTACTCAGAGTGGcagcttaaaaaaacatcagctcatccacactggatttaaaccattcagctgtgatcagtgtggaatgGCTTTTACTCAGAGTGGcagcttaaaaaaacatcagctcatccacactggatttaaaccattcagctgtgatcagtgtggaatgGCTTTTACTCAGAGTGGcagcttaaaaaaacatcagctcatccacactggatttaaaccattcatctgtgatcagtgtggaaagactTTCACTGGGAGTAGCGGTTTAAAacaacatcagctcatccacactggatttaaaccattcagctgtgatcagtgtggaaaggcTTTTACTTCCAAACGTAACTTAAAAGgacatcagctcatccacactggatttaAACCATTCAGCGGGGGTCAGTGTGGAATGGCATTTGCACTCCagatagattaa
- the LOC109194461 gene encoding zinc finger protein 665 isoform X3 has protein sequence MEKTFTTMTQPRRRQSIDSEDKSFTCDQCGKTLTRRSGLKQHQLIHTGFKPFSCHQCGKAFTQNGHLKKHQLIHTGFKPFSCDQCGKTFTQDGSLKQHQLIHTGFKPFSCDQCGKTFTQNVHLKKHQLIHTGFKPFSCDQCGKTFTGSSGLKQHQLIHTGFKPFICDQCGKAFTQNDHLKKHQVIHTGFKQFRCDQCGKAFTQNGHLKKHQLIHTGFKPFSCDQCGKTFTGSSGLKQHQLIHTGFKPFSCDQCGKTFTGSSGLKQHQLIHTGFKPFSCDQCGMAFTQSGSLKKHQLIHTGFKPFSCDQCGMAFTQSGSLKKHQLIHTGFKPFSCDQCGMAFTQSGSLKKHQLIHTGFKPFICDQCGKTFTGSSGLKQHQLIHTGFKPFSCDQCGKAFTSKRNLKGHQLIHTGFKPFSGGQCGMAFALQID, from the coding sequence ATGGAAAAGACTTTTACCACTATGACGCAGCCCAGAAGACGCCAGAGCATTGACAGTGAAGACAAAAGCTTCACATGCgatcagtgtggaaagactTTAACCCGGCGTAGCGGTTTAAAacaacatcagctcatccacactggattcAAACCATTCAGCTGTCATCAGTGTGGAAAGGCTTTTACTCAGAATGGCCACCTAAAaaaacatcagctcatccacactggatttaaaccattcagctgtgatcagtgtggaaagaccTTTACTCAGGATGGCAGCTTAAAacaacatcagctcatccacactggatttaagccattcagctgtgatcagtgtggaaagactTTTACTCAGAATGtccacttaaaaaaacatcagctcatccacactggatttaaaccgttcagctgtgatcagtgtggaaagactTTCACCGGGAGTAGCGGTTTAAAacaacatcagctcatccacactggatttaaaccattcatctgtgatcagtgtggaaaggcTTTTACTCAGAAtgaccacttaaaaaaacatcaggtcatccacactggatttaAACAGTTCAggtgtgatcagtgtggaaaggcTTTTACTCAGAATggccacttaaaaaaacatcagctcatccacactggatttaaaccattcagctgtgatcagtgtggaaagactTTCACTGGGAGTAGCGGTTTAAAacaacatcagctcatccacactggatttaaaccattcagctgtgatcagtgtggaaagactTTCACTGGGAGTAGCGGTTTAAAacaacatcagctcatccacactggatttaaaccattcagctgtgatcaaTGTGGAATGGCTTTTACTCAGAGTGGcagcttaaaaaaacatcagctcatccacactggatttaaaccattcagctgtgatcagtgtggaatgGCTTTTACTCAGAGTGGcagcttaaaaaaacatcagctcatccacactggatttaaaccattcagctgtgatcagtgtggaatgGCTTTTACTCAGAGTGGcagcttaaaaaaacatcagctcatccacactggatttaaaccattcatctgtgatcagtgtggaaagactTTCACTGGGAGTAGCGGTTTAAAacaacatcagctcatccacactggatttaaaccattcagctgtgatcagtgtggaaaggcTTTTACTTCCAAACGTAACTTAAAAGgacatcagctcatccacactggatttaAACCATTCAGCGGGGGTCAGTGTGGAATGGCATTTGCACTCCagatagattaa